Proteins co-encoded in one Coxiella burnetii genomic window:
- the murA gene encoding UDP-N-acetylglucosamine 1-carboxyvinyltransferase, producing MDKLIIVGGVPLNGSIRISGAKNAVLPILAATLLIEEPVILSNIPHLNDVTTMIELLGRMGAQITIDERMSIEVDCSQIQNVHASYELVKTMRASILVLGPLLSRFGKAEVSLPGGCAIGSRPVDVHIDGMRALGADIELVDGFIHATVEGRLKGAELNLGKITVTGTENLIMAATLAEGQTIIHNAACEPEVQDLANFLNKMGARISGAGTDTIVIDGVDRLSGGSYSILPDRIEAGTYLVAAAMTRGHVRIRDVFPKTLGAVLEKLHEAGARVKIGENWVDLDMQGRRAKAVDIVTAPYPEMPTDMQAQFMALNVVAEGQAVITETVFENRFMHVHELQRMGADIKLQGSKALIRGKEKLTGAPVMATDLRASAGLVLAGLMARGNTIVDRIYHIDRGYECIEEKLAQLGAEIRRVSSHVYAARYAAQKRWL from the coding sequence ATGGATAAGTTAATCATTGTTGGTGGAGTGCCTTTAAATGGGTCAATCCGCATATCCGGTGCGAAAAACGCTGTGCTTCCTATCCTAGCGGCAACCTTGTTGATTGAAGAACCTGTCATCCTAAGTAACATCCCTCATTTGAACGACGTCACTACCATGATCGAATTGCTGGGCCGCATGGGGGCTCAAATTACCATCGATGAGCGGATGAGTATCGAGGTAGATTGCTCGCAAATTCAAAACGTCCATGCTTCTTATGAATTAGTAAAGACCATGCGGGCTTCAATCCTCGTTTTAGGTCCTTTATTGTCCCGTTTTGGGAAGGCTGAAGTTTCTTTGCCCGGGGGGTGCGCGATTGGATCTCGCCCGGTTGACGTTCATATCGACGGGATGCGGGCGTTAGGGGCGGATATTGAATTAGTGGATGGGTTCATCCATGCGACCGTTGAAGGTCGTTTAAAAGGCGCTGAGTTGAATTTGGGAAAGATTACCGTTACAGGCACAGAAAATCTGATTATGGCCGCCACTTTGGCCGAAGGTCAAACCATTATCCATAATGCCGCTTGTGAACCCGAGGTCCAGGATCTCGCCAATTTCCTTAACAAAATGGGGGCTAGGATTTCGGGGGCGGGGACCGATACAATCGTTATTGATGGAGTTGATCGATTATCGGGCGGCAGTTATAGCATTTTGCCGGATCGGATTGAAGCCGGCACTTATCTCGTGGCGGCAGCGATGACACGCGGGCATGTGAGGATCAGAGATGTTTTTCCTAAGACGTTAGGCGCCGTTTTAGAGAAACTCCACGAGGCGGGTGCACGCGTTAAAATTGGGGAAAATTGGGTGGATCTGGATATGCAGGGCCGCCGAGCGAAAGCTGTCGATATCGTGACAGCACCTTATCCGGAAATGCCAACGGATATGCAAGCGCAGTTTATGGCGCTTAATGTCGTGGCCGAAGGTCAGGCCGTTATAACAGAAACCGTTTTTGAAAATCGCTTTATGCACGTCCATGAATTACAACGAATGGGAGCAGATATTAAATTGCAAGGCAGTAAAGCCCTTATTCGCGGCAAAGAGAAATTAACGGGTGCGCCGGTGATGGCCACGGATTTACGTGCATCTGCTGGTTTGGTGCTCGCTGGGCTTATGGCCCGTGGTAATACCATTGTCGATCGAATTTATCACATTGATCGCGGGTATGAATGTATTGAAGAAAAATTGGCGCAATTAGGCGCCGAAATTCGTCGCGTGTCTTCCCATGTGTATGCAGCTCGCTACGCTGCTCAAAAGAGGTGGTTGTAA
- a CDS encoding alpha/beta hydrolase has translation MMSRTVKVGIVLLAAFFLLLFIFLLIGHLLDKEAERVVNQLYGRNEKGIIKGMEPIQHVHSHLSALIIIHGYLGSPDIFRDLADNKKINAKVDVYVPLLPYEGRNLETVSKYNNKLTSDYLKTYINKLSPHYKHVVILAYSYGGALLINLARENQLPKNSQIILYAPAVFVKGNGFRLNVLLRTYSLWRKYCNYAAIGCEFPGKNIADETATVYIENMKSLRYIATPAVKEIFKLDDNNRAFFKKMCPSFSVIIAKDDSLISYEQLNEACRENHCCKIYTYPSGNHLLHVGKFKEDFTHLITKLINQKI, from the coding sequence TTGATGAGTCGAACGGTAAAAGTAGGGATCGTGCTCCTCGCCGCGTTTTTTCTTTTGTTATTTATTTTTTTATTGATCGGTCATCTTCTGGATAAGGAAGCGGAACGGGTCGTCAATCAGCTTTATGGACGAAATGAGAAAGGAATCATTAAAGGGATGGAACCTATTCAACACGTCCATTCCCATTTGTCTGCCTTGATTATTATCCACGGTTATTTAGGATCACCAGATATATTCCGCGACCTTGCTGATAATAAAAAAATTAACGCTAAAGTTGATGTTTATGTACCATTATTGCCTTACGAAGGCAGAAATTTGGAAACGGTTTCGAAATATAATAATAAATTAACGAGTGATTATTTGAAAACCTATATAAATAAATTATCGCCCCATTATAAACATGTCGTGATTTTGGCATACTCCTATGGCGGCGCGCTTTTAATTAATCTTGCCCGAGAAAATCAGTTGCCTAAAAATAGCCAGATTATCCTGTACGCCCCCGCCGTTTTTGTTAAAGGTAATGGTTTTCGCCTGAATGTTTTATTGCGTACCTATTCGCTGTGGAGAAAATATTGTAACTATGCGGCGATCGGATGTGAATTTCCTGGCAAAAACATCGCTGATGAAACAGCCACGGTGTATATCGAAAATATGAAAAGTTTGCGTTATATCGCAACGCCTGCAGTGAAGGAAATTTTTAAGCTGGATGATAATAATCGAGCTTTTTTTAAAAAGATGTGTCCCTCGTTTTCAGTAATTATTGCTAAGGACGATTCGCTTATTTCTTACGAACAATTAAATGAAGCTTGTAGGGAAAATCATTGCTGTAAAATTTATACCTATCCATCTGGGAATCATTTATTGCATGTAGGGAAATTTAAGGAAGATTTTACGCATTTAATTACCAAATTGATCAATCAGAAAATATAA
- a CDS encoding efflux RND transporter permease subunit: MNISEICIKRPVLALVLSLVLVVVGIMGFNDLNTRFFPKFEQNVINISTAYPSASAKLVESSITTPLEEGISGVQGIDTIISQSFQGESDIKLTLDYGVNVYEVANQIRDKVEQARVQLPTNINAPVVQVGWGNMELMDVGFTAPNENPKAIRDYLERNVIDQIEQIPGIADVEVAGANQYAMRIWLDPQKMAARGLSVNDVQMAIQNSNVELPAGEIKGSSINYPITAETKLNTADQFNNIIVKNDNGQVIRIKDIGQAQLDDDSADQSIVTLDGQPGVLLSINNATDANPLDAAKNVNHFLNQIRPHLPNGMKIVPSFDISAYMHGSIHEVYISIGIAILCVILVIFLFLGRLRTVAIPIATIPVCLIASFGAMYLLGFSINVITLLALVLSIGLVVDDAIVMLENIYRHIENGEKPLIAAIKGSKEITFPVIAMTITLAAVYAPIGLMQNQAANIFRSFAFTLAGAVLISGFVALSLSPMMCSRFLKAQGGEPKGYSRIIETIYERMAQGYQKILAAILNKRILVVFAAVLIAVGGFFLAKNIPMAFVPQEDMGFVIAAVSTSSGSSINTINRGLEQVASIFKQAPAVASVVTVADTNAKAFDSVFAMLKPFKDRKQSASQVADVINQKIKQIPGLNAAAFAPSFGGSMQHQLEFYLMGDTYSDLYAVSQKLINQLGNYPGLRVIQSNMRFDSQQYNMTVNRDIAGQLQANIKDIDNTMAALYGGSKISTFDANGKTYNVYLQAQENDLHSLASINKFYVNNAQNKLIPLSNLISIKPILSQVVLPHYNHLRAAQMSAQLAPGYNLGTVVNYLQTELPQLLPANVKYAFTGQAHDLLTSNNSMGLIFLLAMVFIYLVLAAQFESFIDPFIILLAVPLSIVGAMASLKLIGGTLNIYTDIGLVTLIGLVSKHGILITQFANRLQKEGLAMREALLKAASIRLRPILMTTAAMVFGALPLLFSSGGSAQSRHQIGIVIIGGLIFGTFFSLVVVPVAYSYAYKFKLFLKRFKTTDEMSLSGK, encoded by the coding sequence ATGAATATTTCTGAAATCTGTATCAAACGCCCTGTTTTAGCGCTCGTCTTAAGCCTCGTTCTTGTCGTCGTTGGCATCATGGGGTTCAATGACTTAAACACGCGTTTTTTCCCAAAGTTTGAGCAAAACGTTATAAATATTTCGACGGCCTATCCCAGCGCTAGCGCAAAATTAGTGGAATCTAGCATTACAACGCCGTTGGAAGAAGGCATCAGCGGAGTCCAAGGGATTGATACTATTATCTCTCAAAGTTTCCAGGGAGAAAGCGACATTAAATTGACTTTAGATTACGGAGTAAACGTTTACGAAGTTGCGAATCAAATACGCGATAAAGTCGAACAAGCCCGCGTTCAACTGCCCACTAATATTAACGCCCCCGTGGTACAAGTCGGTTGGGGTAATATGGAATTAATGGATGTGGGTTTTACGGCGCCCAATGAAAATCCCAAAGCCATTCGGGATTATTTAGAACGAAATGTTATTGACCAAATTGAACAAATTCCAGGAATTGCTGACGTTGAAGTAGCAGGCGCCAATCAATACGCCATGCGGATTTGGCTAGACCCTCAAAAAATGGCAGCTCGCGGTTTAAGCGTTAACGACGTTCAAATGGCCATCCAAAACAGTAACGTCGAACTGCCTGCCGGTGAAATCAAAGGCTCCTCAATTAATTATCCTATTACGGCGGAAACCAAACTTAACACCGCCGATCAATTTAATAATATCATTGTGAAAAATGATAACGGTCAGGTGATTCGTATTAAAGACATCGGCCAAGCACAACTCGATGATGATAGCGCCGATCAAAGCATTGTCACCTTGGACGGCCAGCCGGGGGTATTGCTGAGCATCAATAATGCCACTGATGCTAACCCGTTGGATGCAGCGAAAAATGTCAATCACTTTTTAAATCAAATCCGACCGCATTTACCCAATGGGATGAAAATCGTTCCTTCCTTTGATATTTCCGCTTATATGCACGGATCAATTCATGAAGTATACATCTCTATTGGCATTGCGATTTTATGCGTTATTTTAGTCATTTTTTTATTTTTAGGTCGGTTGCGCACGGTCGCTATTCCCATTGCGACTATTCCCGTCTGTTTGATCGCTTCTTTTGGCGCCATGTATTTATTGGGCTTTAGCATTAATGTCATTACCTTACTCGCTTTAGTTCTTTCGATCGGCTTGGTTGTCGACGATGCAATTGTGATGCTCGAAAATATTTATCGACACATTGAAAACGGCGAAAAGCCTTTAATAGCTGCTATTAAAGGAAGCAAAGAAATCACCTTTCCTGTGATTGCGATGACGATCACCCTCGCTGCGGTGTATGCACCGATCGGTTTAATGCAAAATCAAGCGGCTAATATTTTTCGTTCCTTTGCATTTACGCTCGCGGGTGCGGTGTTAATTTCTGGGTTCGTTGCGTTATCTTTATCTCCGATGATGTGTTCCCGTTTTTTAAAAGCGCAGGGCGGCGAGCCTAAAGGCTATAGCCGCATAATCGAAACTATCTATGAACGGATGGCGCAGGGGTATCAAAAAATATTAGCTGCCATTTTAAATAAACGAATTCTTGTCGTCTTTGCTGCGGTACTGATCGCTGTCGGGGGCTTTTTCCTTGCTAAAAATATTCCGATGGCGTTCGTCCCTCAAGAAGATATGGGTTTTGTGATCGCTGCTGTTTCCACATCCAGTGGTTCCAGCATTAATACAATCAATCGCGGATTGGAACAAGTAGCCAGTATTTTTAAACAAGCGCCCGCCGTAGCGTCAGTGGTTACCGTTGCGGATACCAACGCTAAAGCGTTTGACTCCGTTTTTGCCATGCTTAAACCGTTTAAAGATCGAAAGCAAAGCGCTTCACAAGTTGCGGATGTAATCAACCAAAAAATAAAGCAAATTCCCGGGTTAAATGCCGCTGCTTTTGCACCTTCTTTTGGCGGCTCAATGCAGCATCAGCTCGAATTTTATCTCATGGGAGATACGTATTCGGACCTTTACGCCGTTTCTCAAAAACTAATAAATCAATTAGGAAATTACCCTGGACTTCGTGTGATTCAAAGCAACATGCGGTTTGATAGTCAACAATATAATATGACGGTCAATCGCGATATTGCCGGTCAATTGCAAGCAAACATTAAAGACATCGATAATACGATGGCGGCATTGTATGGCGGGAGTAAAATTTCCACATTCGACGCCAACGGCAAAACTTATAACGTTTATCTGCAAGCGCAGGAAAACGATTTGCACAGCTTAGCAAGTATCAACAAATTTTACGTCAATAACGCGCAAAATAAATTAATCCCTCTCAGCAATTTAATTTCAATTAAACCTATTCTTTCGCAAGTGGTATTGCCTCACTATAATCACTTGCGCGCGGCACAAATGTCTGCCCAACTGGCCCCTGGTTATAATTTAGGAACCGTTGTGAATTATTTACAAACCGAATTACCTCAACTATTGCCAGCAAACGTAAAATACGCATTCACTGGCCAAGCGCACGATTTATTAACCTCGAACAACAGCATGGGGCTTATTTTCTTACTCGCGATGGTTTTTATTTATTTGGTGTTAGCCGCTCAATTTGAAAGTTTTATTGATCCTTTCATTATTTTGTTAGCCGTCCCTTTAAGTATTGTTGGCGCTATGGCCTCTTTAAAATTAATTGGCGGTACCTTGAATATTTACACCGACATCGGTCTTGTGACGCTCATCGGTTTGGTGTCAAAACACGGTATTTTAATCACCCAATTCGCTAATCGACTGCAAAAAGAAGGCCTCGCCATGCGCGAAGCTTTGTTGAAGGCGGCGTCCATTCGACTGCGTCCGATTTTAATGACAACAGCCGCGATGGTATTCGGCGCACTTCCGCTCTTGTTTTCAAGCGGTGGCAGCGCGCAAAGCCGCCATCAAATCGGCATTGTTATTATCGGGGGGCTTATATTTGGTACCTTTTTCTCACTGGTGGTCGTGCCCGTGGCTTACAGCTATGCCTACAAATTTAAACTTTTCCTAAAACGCTTTAAAACGACGGACGAAATGTCATTGTCAGGGAAATGA